Part of the Caulobacter sp. SL161 genome is shown below.
CGAGACCGCGCGCTACGCCGGGTCCAAGGACCGGGCGTTCGTCTCGGGGCTGGTCCTGGACGGCCTGCGCCGCAAGCGCTCGCTCGGCTGGATGATGGCCGACAGTACGGCGCGCGGCGTCATGCTAGGCGTGCTGGCCTTTGTCTGGAAGTGGCCGCTCGAGCGCATCGCCGAGGCCGCTGCGGAGGAGCACGGCTTCGGCGCCCTGACGGATGTCGAGCGCGAGCGTCTGACCGCTCCGATTTCCACCGAGGGCGCGCCGGCGCCCGTGGCGGGTGACTATCCGGACTGGCTGGAGCCGCATCTGGCGCGCGCCCTGGGTCCTGACCAGGCCGCCGAGATGCGGGCGCTTTCGGAGCGCGCGCCGGTCGATCTGCGGGTCAATACGCTGAAGACCGATGTCGAGCGCTGCGCCAAGGCTCTGGCCCTGATCGACGCCGCGCCGGCCGGCGTCTTGCCGACCGCCTTCCGCATTCCCGCGCCCGCCGCCGCCGATCGCACGCCGTCGGTGGAGGCCGTGCCCGCCTTCTCGAAGGGCTGGTTCGAGGTGCAGGACCTGGGCTCCCAGATCGCCGCCGCCGTGGCAGGCGATGTGAAGGGCAAGCAGGTTCTCGACTTTTGCGCCGGCGGGGGCGGCAAGACCCTGGCCCTGGCGGCCGCCATGGGCAACAGCGGCCAGATCTTCGCCCACGACAGCGACGCCCGACGCTTGGCCGACACCATCCGTCGCGGCCAACGGGCGGGGGTTCGCAACCTGCAGATCCGCTCGCCGATCGAGGCCACGCCTCTGAAGGGCCTGGAAGGCAAGATCGACGTCGTCTTCGTCGACGCCCCCTGCACCGGCGCGGGCACCTGGCGTCGCCACCCCGACGCCAAGTGGCGTTTGTCGCCCGACCAGCTGGCCAAGCGCCAGATCGAGCAGGACAGCGTGCTGGAGGACGCCGCGACCTTCGTGAAGGCCGGCGGTCGCATGATCTATGTGACCTGTTCGCTGCTGACCGAGGAGAACGAGGACCGCGTCGCGGCCTTCCTCGAGCGCCACCCCGAATTCACCGTCAAGCCGATCACCCTGGCCGGGGTCACCCATGTGACTCCGGAAGGCTATCTGCGCCTGACGCCCCATCGCGCGGGCACGGACGGCTTCTTCGCCGCCGTGCTGCAACGCGCTTCCTATACGCCCTGACCGATAGATCAGCCCTCTTGGGCCCGACCGCTGGAGACCTCGCCCATGACTCAGAAAACCGACCACCAGCGCGTCCTGATCGTCGACTTCGGCAGCCAGGTCACTCAGCTGATCGCCCGCCGCGTGCGTGAGGCCGGCGTCTATTGCGAGATCCATCCGTTCGACAAGGCCGAGGCCATCGTCGACGAGTACGCCCCCTCGGCGATCATCCTGTCGGGTGGTCCGGCCAGCGTGCTGGAGGCCGACAGCCCTCGCATCGGTCGCAAGCTGTTCGATCTGGGCCTGCCGCTGCTGGCCATCTGCTACGGCCAGCAACTGCTGTGCGACGTGCTGGGCGGCAAGGTCGAGGGCGGTCACGCGGGCGAGTTCGGCCGCGCCGAACTGACCATCGGCAAGGATAGCCCGATGTTCCAAGACCTGGCCGGCGTCGGCGGCGTCGAGACGGTCTGGATGAGCCACGGCGATCGCGTCACGGCGATCCCGGAAGGCTTCGAGGTGATCGGCACGTCGACCGGCGCGCCGTTCGCGGCGATCGCCAATGACGCCAAGAAGATCTACGCTCTGCAGTTCCACCCCGAGGTCTATCACACGGTCAACGGACCGGCGATGTACCGCAACTTCCTGTTCAACATCGCGGGCTTGAAGGGCGACTGGACCATGGCGGCGTTCCGCCAGGAAATGGTTCAGAAGATCCGTGACCAGGTTGGCGACGGCAAGGTGATCTGCGGCCTGTCGGGCGGCGTCGACAGCTCTGTGGCCGCTGTGCTGATCCACGAGGCGATCGGCGACCAGCTGACCTGCGTGTTCGTCGACACCGGCCTCTTGCGCAAGAACGAGGCCGACCAGGTCGTGACCCTGTTCCGCGACCACTACAACATCCCGCTGGTCCACGTGGACGCCGGCGACCTGTTCCTGGGCGAGCTGGCCGGCGTCAGCGATCCGGAGACCAAGCGCAAGACCATCGGCCGCCTGTTCATCGACGTGTTCGACAAGGAAGCCGCCAAGATCGACGGCGCAGAATTCCTTGCCCAGGGCACGCTCTATCCGGATGTCGTAGAGAGCGTCTCGGCGCGCGGCGGCCCCTCGGCGGTGATCAAGAGCCACCACAATGTCGGCGGCCTGCCCGACTACATGAAGCTGAAGCTGGTCGAGCCGCTGCGCGAGCTGTTCAAGGACGAGGTCCGCGCCCTGGGCGTCGAGCTGGGTCTGGCCCCGGCCTTCGTAGGTCGCCATCCGTTCCCCGGCCCGGGTCTGGCCATCCGCATCCCGGGCGAGATCACGCCCGAGAAGGTCAAGGTCCTGCAGGACGCCGACGCCATCTATCTGGAAGAGATCCGTAACGCCGGTCTGTACGACCAGATCTGGCAGGCCTTCGCCGTGCTGCTGCCCGTGAAGACGGTGGGCGTGATGGGCGATGCGCGCACCTACGAGAACGTCCTGGCCCTGCGTGCGGTCACCTCGACCGACGGCATGACCGCCGACTTCTTTGAGTTCCCATGGGCTGTGCTCGGCAAGACCGCCACGCGGATCATTAACGAGGTCCGGGGCGTGAACCGCGTCGTCTATGACGTCACCAGCAAGCCGCCCGGCACGATCGAGTGGGAGTGACGAGGGCGCGCGACTAGCGCGCTTGTGCGCCGAAGAAGCTCTGGGCCTCTTCCAGGAAGGCCGCCGCCAGTCGGTTCATCGGCGCCAGCGCCGACGTCATGAACGCGTACTCGTGGAGGATCTGGGGGCGGAAAACGCGGATCGCGACGCCTGGGCGTGCGAAGTTGTCGGCCAACAGAGCGTTGACGACCGCGACGCCCAAGCCGCCCGCCGCCAGCGCGCAGGCTGAGCCGACGGTGTGGGTCTCGACCCGGACGTCCGGCCGTACCCCGCGTTCACGGAAGGCGTCGTCGATCTGGCGCCGGGTCCAGGTGCCAGCGCCCAGCAGCACCAAGGGTTCGCCGCGCAACAATTCGGGCGTCAGCACCGCGTGCGACGCCAGCGGGTGGTTGTCAGGCAGCACACACACCGTCTCGCTGGTCGACAGCGTGACCGTGGAGATGTCGCTGCGATCGAGCGGCAACTTCACAAACCCGCAGTCGACGGTGCGGTTGGCGACCATGGCGCGGGCGGTCTCGGTGCTGCGCGACTCGATGGCGATCCGCACCTTGGGAAACCGGGCCATGAAGCGCGGCAGGATGGTCGACAGCACGCTTTCGGACAGGCTGGGCGGCGCCACGATTTTTAGCAGGCCGGTATTGAATGCGGCGATGTCGCGCGCCAGAGCGTCGACCCGCTCCAAGCCGCCGAACGCCAGATCGATCTCGTCATAGATGATCAGCGCCTCAGGCGTCGGGCTAAGGCGCCCGCGCTCGCGATAGAAGAGTTCGAAACCGACCTCCTGTTCCAGCTGGGCGATCAGCCGGCTCACCGCAGGCTGGGTCAGCCTCATGCGGCCGGCGGCGGCCGTGGCCGAACCGCTCAGCATGGTCTCCCGAAAGGCCTCCAGGCTCCGCAGGTTCAGCTTCATCCAGGCCCTCGGATCAGCGCGTAACGATCGGCAGCAGCAGGCGCGAGGGCCGCTGGGCGTCCATATAGACCCGATTTTTCGCGCGACGGGGAGTGAAGCCGTAACCTTCGGGCTCGTTTGTGTTCGGGTTGACGTCGAAGTGGGGGAAGTTGCTCGACGAGATGTCCAGTCGGATGCGGTGGCCTTTCAGGAAACGATTGGCCGTGGGGAACGCTTCGATCTCGACGAAACAGACCTCCCCCGGGGTCATCCAGGCCTCCCAATCGAAGCGCTCCCGATAGCGGGCGCGGAGGATCCCATGCGTGAGGTTCATCGCGAACCCGTCGGGATAGTCCTCGGAGGGCGGATGGACGTCGATCAGCTTGACGGTGAAGTCCGTGTCGACCCCATCCGAGCTGACGAAGAGGCGCGCCCGGATCGGGCCAATAACCTCAACATCGGTCTCCAGCGGCGGTGTTTCGAACACAAGGACGTCCTCGCGATCCCGAAGCGCGCGATAGGGCGGCAGGCAGCCGAAGATGTGGGGCCCTTCACGCTGGTCGAAGGCTCCGGGCTCCATCACCGGGGCGCCGGAGGCTATGGCGCCGCCGATGGTGGGGACGGGGTTCAGCGGATCGTGCACGTATTCGAGGAAGGCTTCGTCGACGACCTCTCGTGCGGTCGAGAGGCCGCCGGCGGCGGACAGGAAAAAGTCGGTGACGCGGGCGTCGCGAGGCGGCCATGCCGTTTCGTCGCGCCAGTGGCCGCCATGATCCAGCCGGCCCTCCGGCGTCTTGCGGCCAGAGCCGCCGCCCATGACGAACAGCTTGACCGGGGGCAGGGGGTCTTTGGCGTGTTGGTCAGGCTTGAGCCAGGCGTCGAACCAGGCGAGGCGGAGGGCCACATAGTCTTTCGCCAAGGCCCCATCCAACGTCGCCTCGGGGCCGAAGTCGACGTCCCCCGCGTGGGTTACGGAACGCTGACCGTGTGTCCAGGGGCCCAGGATCAGCTT
Proteins encoded:
- a CDS encoding LysR family transcriptional regulator, producing MKLNLRSLEAFRETMLSGSATAAAGRMRLTQPAVSRLIAQLEQEVGFELFYRERGRLSPTPEALIIYDEIDLAFGGLERVDALARDIAAFNTGLLKIVAPPSLSESVLSTILPRFMARFPKVRIAIESRSTETARAMVANRTVDCGFVKLPLDRSDISTVTLSTSETVCVLPDNHPLASHAVLTPELLRGEPLVLLGAGTWTRRQIDDAFRERGVRPDVRVETHTVGSACALAAGGLGVAVVNALLADNFARPGVAIRVFRPQILHEYAFMTSALAPMNRLAAAFLEEAQSFFGAQAR
- a CDS encoding CocE/NonD family hydrolase — its product is MRAAVRSGGPVLNPALSIDRHEGHSAFQPPDDVHVTRDVMVTMRDGVRLAIDIYRPAVDGQPLSTPLPVLLERTPYDKRGTNHGDRTRKDPIPKSKPELAVEFVRGGYVVAIQDSRGRYASEGVFEKYLGEGADGYDTIAWLAAQPWCDGRVATYGLSYGAHVQSAAACLAPPALAAMFLDSGGFSSAYHSGIRQGGAFELKQATWAYKHALLSPETQRDPARLAALEAQDLKAWFKRMPWTEGHSPLSAAPEYEKYLLDQWRTGLFGPYWTQTGVYARGAYDTYADVPMVHMSSWYDPYSVTATENFLGLSGRKRSPVKLILGPWTHGQRSVTHAGDVDFGPEATLDGALAKDYVALRLAWFDAWLKPDQHAKDPLPPVKLFVMGGGSGRKTPEGRLDHGGHWRDETAWPPRDARVTDFFLSAAGGLSTAREVVDEAFLEYVHDPLNPVPTIGGAIASGAPVMEPGAFDQREGPHIFGCLPPYRALRDREDVLVFETPPLETDVEVIGPIRARLFVSSDGVDTDFTVKLIDVHPPSEDYPDGFAMNLTHGILRARYRERFDWEAWMTPGEVCFVEIEAFPTANRFLKGHRIRLDISSSNFPHFDVNPNTNEPEGYGFTPRRAKNRVYMDAQRPSRLLLPIVTR
- the guaA gene encoding glutamine-hydrolyzing GMP synthase → MTQKTDHQRVLIVDFGSQVTQLIARRVREAGVYCEIHPFDKAEAIVDEYAPSAIILSGGPASVLEADSPRIGRKLFDLGLPLLAICYGQQLLCDVLGGKVEGGHAGEFGRAELTIGKDSPMFQDLAGVGGVETVWMSHGDRVTAIPEGFEVIGTSTGAPFAAIANDAKKIYALQFHPEVYHTVNGPAMYRNFLFNIAGLKGDWTMAAFRQEMVQKIRDQVGDGKVICGLSGGVDSSVAAVLIHEAIGDQLTCVFVDTGLLRKNEADQVVTLFRDHYNIPLVHVDAGDLFLGELAGVSDPETKRKTIGRLFIDVFDKEAAKIDGAEFLAQGTLYPDVVESVSARGGPSAVIKSHHNVGGLPDYMKLKLVEPLRELFKDEVRALGVELGLAPAFVGRHPFPGPGLAIRIPGEITPEKVKVLQDADAIYLEEIRNAGLYDQIWQAFAVLLPVKTVGVMGDARTYENVLALRAVTSTDGMTADFFEFPWAVLGKTATRIINEVRGVNRVVYDVTSKPPGTIEWE
- a CDS encoding RsmB/NOP family class I SAM-dependent RNA methyltransferase translates to MRDGGRVSAAIEVLTEIEARHFPVKMALKRWGETARYAGSKDRAFVSGLVLDGLRRKRSLGWMMADSTARGVMLGVLAFVWKWPLERIAEAAAEEHGFGALTDVERERLTAPISTEGAPAPVAGDYPDWLEPHLARALGPDQAAEMRALSERAPVDLRVNTLKTDVERCAKALALIDAAPAGVLPTAFRIPAPAAADRTPSVEAVPAFSKGWFEVQDLGSQIAAAVAGDVKGKQVLDFCAGGGGKTLALAAAMGNSGQIFAHDSDARRLADTIRRGQRAGVRNLQIRSPIEATPLKGLEGKIDVVFVDAPCTGAGTWRRHPDAKWRLSPDQLAKRQIEQDSVLEDAATFVKAGGRMIYVTCSLLTEENEDRVAAFLERHPEFTVKPITLAGVTHVTPEGYLRLTPHRAGTDGFFAAVLQRASYTP